One Pseudonocardia sp. HH130630-07 genomic window carries:
- a CDS encoding IS1380 family transposase: MKKAIGFYSCPDIDTAATAVVSHAGTRLLTETIGKVGLDHALSQALEPWRPRLAVHDPAKVLLDLALTLAAGGDCLSDIALLRAEPALFGPVASDPTVSRTVDRLAADSTAVLAAIDAARATARAKVWALAGSAAPDHQTDAANPLVIDVDATLITAHSDKQGAAPTFKKGFGHHPLWAFCDHGAAGTGEPLAALLRPGNAGSNTATDHVTVIRAALRQLPDHRPGNRPGRKVLIRVDGAGASHELLDWLAGQRLSYSVGFGLSQALVDQLAALPATDWQTALDADREPRPGAWVIEATGLMNLTSWPKGMRVIVRRERPHPGAQLRITDPDGLRYTAFATNTHPGGAGRQLADLELRHRRRARAEDRIRAAKDTGLTNLPLHELDQNRIWQAVVALACEITAWAQMLAYTDHPARRWEPKRLRLRLFSQPAQRARHARRTVLHLPAHAP; this comes from the coding sequence GTGAAGAAGGCTATCGGGTTCTACTCGTGCCCGGACATCGACACGGCCGCGACAGCGGTGGTGTCGCATGCCGGGACGAGGCTGCTGACCGAGACCATCGGCAAGGTCGGGCTCGACCACGCTCTGTCGCAGGCGTTGGAACCGTGGCGGCCGCGGTTGGCGGTGCACGACCCGGCGAAGGTCCTGCTCGATCTCGCGTTGACGCTGGCCGCCGGCGGGGACTGCCTGTCCGACATCGCGCTGTTGCGTGCGGAGCCCGCTCTGTTCGGTCCGGTGGCCTCAGACCCGACGGTCTCCCGCACGGTAGATCGCCTCGCCGCCGACTCGACCGCGGTGTTGGCGGCGATCGATGCCGCCCGCGCCACGGCTCGGGCGAAGGTGTGGGCGCTGGCCGGTTCCGCCGCTCCCGACCACCAGACGGACGCGGCGAACCCGCTGGTCATCGACGTGGATGCCACCCTGATCACCGCCCACTCGGACAAGCAGGGCGCCGCACCGACGTTCAAGAAGGGCTTCGGGCACCATCCGTTGTGGGCGTTCTGCGACCACGGCGCGGCCGGGACCGGTGAGCCTCTCGCGGCGCTGCTACGCCCCGGGAACGCCGGGTCGAACACCGCCACCGACCACGTCACCGTCATCCGGGCGGCGCTGCGCCAGCTCCCCGACCACCGCCCGGGCAACCGTCCCGGCCGCAAAGTTCTGATCCGGGTCGACGGCGCAGGTGCCTCGCATGAGCTCCTCGACTGGCTGGCCGGGCAGCGTCTGTCCTATTCAGTCGGCTTCGGGCTGTCCCAGGCTCTGGTCGACCAGCTCGCCGCGCTCCCGGCCACGGACTGGCAGACCGCGCTCGATGCCGACCGCGAGCCCCGTCCCGGAGCCTGGGTCATCGAGGCGACCGGCCTGATGAACTTGACCTCCTGGCCGAAAGGGATGCGGGTGATCGTCCGCCGCGAGCGCCCGCACCCCGGCGCGCAGCTACGGATCACCGACCCGGACGGGTTGCGCTACACCGCATTCGCCACCAACACACACCCCGGTGGAGCGGGCCGCCAACTCGCCGACCTCGAGCTACGACACCGCCGCCGGGCCCGCGCCGAGGACCGCATCCGGGCGGCGAAGGACACCGGGCTGACCAACCTGCCCTTGCACGAGCTCGACCAGAACCGGATCTGGCAGGCCGTTGTCGCGCTCGCCTGCGAGATCACCGCCTGGGCGCAGATGCTCGCCTACACCGACCACCCGGCGCGGCGCTGGGAACCGAAACGACTCCGGCTGCGGCTGTTCTCCCAGCCCGCACAGCGAGCCCGGCACGCCCGCCGAACCGTCCTGCACCTGCCCGCCCACGCACCCTGA